The following are from one region of the Corylus avellana chromosome ca1, CavTom2PMs-1.0 genome:
- the LOC132182767 gene encoding uncharacterized protein LOC132182767, producing the protein MVEELEALWGRFSLTEEKKDGLAVIEEDVAEITAKGNHCLVGKLISDRFVSKNLIRAKLIRWWRPTGSLEFKVLGENMFLIDFEYQWDKIQVMEGRPWIFEGQLFSMAEYDGVMPPSDMNFDTASFWVRMFKLPLSCMGREMGYKLGAIIGEVEDVDTDENGIRWGEFLRVKVQVNVLKPLSRGRILKLKNKTLYIPFQYEKVPKICFQCGVIRHGAGGCVNEELRWKHGKARENEYGSWLQVGSPKRRPDSRRGWYGNDDNLHEEDIFHSSASETRPANVWPATRTNSESNGHQTRKDSMLDKDGFSINSMKETVAATGGFPCGEYDTLMGESSKVESGGNQGESMGRFETSTKGKNVGMKGNNCGDRDLLGAQNTQNLSGMQQNHNSPGFKTHTTTSDEVREASPLTRETIGPSEIRDLVQVGKTIGSIRKWKKKACEVKRNDVEGEVEVGLGKRSAGETVRDLCRFVREKKLILVFLMETKLKAPRMERLKYQLGFGSVFMVDSVGKSRGLALFWNNDGVMEIQNYSRRHINATVRVDEGAQPWTLTSFYGNPEVTKRIESWDLLMHLHSLSLNAWMCVGDFNEILADSEKFGAKNGPRSQIRAFRETLEKCQFHDLGFRGPKYTWSNKREDGNFIMERLDRATANQVWMTLH; encoded by the exons ATGGTAGAGGAATTGGAGGCACTCTGGGGAAGGTTTTCCTTGACAGAAGAGAAAAAGGATGGACTAGCCGTGATAGAAGAAGATGTGGCAGAGATCACGGCAAAAGGGAACCATTGCCTAGTAGGTAAACTTATCTCTGATAGGTTTGTGAGCAAGAATCTCATACGAGCAAAATTGATTAGATGGTGGAGGCCTACAGGATCTTTGGAGTTTAAAGTCTTAGGAGAAAACATGTTTCTGATAGATTTTGAATACCAGTGGGACAAAATCCAAGTTATGGAGGGTCGACCATGGATCTTCGAAGGCCAGCTATTCTCAATGGCAGAATATGATGGAGTCATGCCTCCAAGCGATATGAATTTTGACACGGCATCCTTTTGGGTTCGTATGTTTAAACTGCCGCTCTCTTGCATGGGAAGGGAGATGGGATACAAGCTGGGTGCAATCATTGGGGAGGTAGAGGATGTTGATACGGATGAGAATGGAATTAGGTGGGGAGAATTCCTACGAGTCAAGGTCCAAGTTAATGTGCTTAAACCCCTGTCGAGAGGACGGATTctcaaactgaaaaacaaaacgTTATATATtccttttcaatatgaaaaagttccaaaaatttgttttcaatgtGGGGTTATACGGCATGGCGCCGGGGGGTGTGTGAATGAGGAACTACGTTGGAAACATGGCAAGGCGAGGGAGAATGAATATGGGTCGTGGTTGCAAGTTGGTTCTCCAAAAAGAAGGCCGGATTCAAGAAGGGGATGGTATGGGAACGATGATAATCTCCATGAAGAAGACATTTTCCATAGCTCTGCATCAGAAACGAGACCTGCAAATGTCTGGCCGGCGACGAGGACAAACTCGGAAAGTAACGGACACCAAACAAGGAAAGATTCGATGTTAGACAAAGATGGATTCTCCATTAACTCCATGAAAGAAACTGTTGCTGCAACGGGTGGATTTCCTTGTGGGGAGTATGACACATTGATGGGAGAGTCATCTAAGGTGGAAAGTGGCGGAAATCAAGGAGAATCGATGGGGCGTTTTGAGACCTCCACAAAAGGAAAGAATGTGGGAATGAAAGGAAATAACTGTGGCGACAGGGATCTGTTGGGGGCGCAAAACACGCAGAATTTGAGTGGAATGCAGCAAAATCACAATAGTCCTGGTTTTAAAACACATACTACCACGTCAGATGAGGTGAGGGAGGCTAGCCCACTAACAAGGGAGACTATTGGGCCAAGCGAAATAAGGGACCTGGTCCAGGTGGGCAAGACGATTGGGTCTATccgaaaatggaaaaagaaagctTGTGAGGTGAAGAGGAATGATGTTGAGGGTGAAGTGGAGGTGGGTTTGGGCAAAAGGAGTGCAGGAGAG ACAGTTCGTGACCTTTGCCGATTTGTAAGGGAAAAGAAACTCattttggttttccttatggaaaccaaacttAAAGCTCCTAGGATGGAAAGGCTAAAGTATCAACTTGGTTTTGGGAGCGTTTTTATGGTAGATAGTGTGGGGAAGAGCAGAGGTTTGGCTTTGTTTTGGAATAACGATGGTGTGATGGAAATCCAAAATTATAGTCGGAGACATATTAATGCAACGGTAAGGGTGGATGAAGGAGCACAACCGTGGACATTAACCAGCTTTTATGGCAACCCAGAGGTGACGAAACGAATAGAATCATGGGATCTCCTCATGCACCTCCATTCGTTGTCTCTTAATGCATGGATGTGTGTgggggatttcaatgaaatcCTGGCAGATTCAGAGAAGTTTGGTGCAAAAAATGGGCCTCGGAGTCAAATACGGGCTTTTCGGGAAACCTTGGAGAAGTGCCAGTTTCATGATTTGGGATTCCGGGGTCCTAAATATACATGGAGTAATAAAAGAGAGGATGGTAATTTCATTATGGAACGCTTAGACAGAGCCACTGCGAATCAAGTTTGGATGACTTTACACTAG
- the LOC132161823 gene encoding major pollen allergen Bet v 1-E-like — MGVFCYEDEATSVIPPARLFKSFVLDADNLIPKVAPQHFTGAENLEGNGGPGTIKKITFAEGSEFKYMKHKVEEIDHANFKYCYSIIEGGPLGHTLEKISYEIKMAAAPHGGGSILKITSKYHTKGNASISEEEIKAGKEKAAGLFKAVEAYLLAHPDTYC, encoded by the exons atGGGTGTTTTCTGCTACGAGGATGAGGCCACCTCCGTTATCCCTCCGGCTAGGCTGTTCAAGTCCTTTGTCCTAGATGCCGACAACCTCATTCCCAAGGTTGCTCCTCAGCACTTCACCGGCGCTGAAAACCTCGAAGGAAATGGCGGGCCTGGAACCATCAAGAAGATCACCTTCGCCGAAg GCAGCGAATTCAAGTACATGAAGCACAAGGTTGAGGAGATCGACCACGCAAACTTCAAATACTGCTACAGCATCATCGAGGGAGGTCCATTGGGGCACACACTGGAGAAGATCTCTTACGAGATCAAGATGGCGGCAGCCCCTCATGGAGGAGGATCCATCTTGAAGATCACCAGCAAGTACCACACCAAGGGCAACGCTTCAATCAGTGAGGAGGAGATCAAGGCTGGCAAAGAGAAGGCCGCCGGACTTTTCAAGGCTGTTGAGGCTTACCTCTTGGCACACCCTGATACCTACTGTTAG